The segment AGCGGAACTGGATCGGCCGCAGCGAGGGTGTTGAGTTTCGGCTGGAAATTGAGGGATCCGATCGCGCGCTGACGGTGTTTACGACTCGAATCGACACGGCGTTCGGGGTTACATTTGCCGTCTTGTCGCCGGAACATCCTTTGGTGTCGGTCTTGACGACCGACGAACAACGGGACTCTGTAGAAGCCTATGTGGAGACTGCTTCGCGGTTAGAAGAAAACGTTCGTATGGCGGCCAATCGCGAGCGGACGGGCGTCTTCACCGGATCGTATGCGATCAACCCGTTTAATGGCGAGCGGATTCCGATCTATGTAGCGGATTACGTGCTAATGGGCTATGGTTCGGGCGCGATTATGGCGGTGCCCGGCCATGACGAGAGAGACTTTGAGTTTGCCAAGCGGCACAGTTTGGAGATTCGTCAGGTCATCGAGTGCACAGGGTGGACGGCCGAAGAGTGGAGGGACGAATACACGGCCGATGGTTTGATGGTCAATTCGGGCGAGTTCAGCGGCCTCTCAAATCGAGAGGGGATGGTTCGAATGGCCGAGCAATTGGAGTCGCGCGGGATTGGACAGCGGAGGGTGAACTACCGTCTGCGCGATTGGCTGATCAGCCGACAGCGCTATTGGGGCGCCCCGATCCCAATCGTCCATTGCGACCAGTGCGGCGTTGTGCCTGTGCCAGAAGATCAACTGCCGGTGCTTTTGCCCGACATTGAGGAGTATCAGCCGACGAACGACGGTCGGTCGCCGTTGGCGCTGATTCCGGAGTTTGTAAACGTCTCTTGCCCTGAGTGCGGGGGCATGGCTCAGCGCGAGACGGACACAATGGGCGGTTTTGCCTGCTCCAGTTGGTACTTTTTGCGCTTTGCCGATCCGCACAACGATCACGCAGCGTTCAGCCGCGATACGGTCGATTATTGGCTGCCGGTCGATTACTATGTAGGCGGTGCCGAGCATGCGGTGATGCATCTGCTCTACGCGCGATTTTGGACCAAGTTTTTGTACGACGAGGGTTTGATCGGGTTCGATGAGCCGTTTGTGCGGTTGCGCAATCAGGGCATGCTTCAGGCATTGACGCCTTACCGCCCGCCACATGGCGAAGAGACCGTGAAACTCGGCGAGCCTGGGATACTGGTTCGTCAAGACGAGTTGGGCAGCTACGATAAGGACGACCTGATTTGGGTATGGGAGAAGATGTCCAAATCGAAGGAAAACGTCGTTACGCCGGACGAGGTTGTCGAGAAGTACGGGGCCGATACGCTACGACTTTGGGAGATGTTCGTAGCGCCTTTCGACCAGAGCGTGCAATGGGACGAGAACGGCGTGCGCGGGGTCAATCGTTACTTGCATCGGCTATGGCGATTGGCGATGGAGTTTTTGCCCAACTTCGACCGGGATTGGCGCTCTCGCGTTGGCGAGGAAGGCAAGGCGTTGCGGCACAAGACGCATGCGACGATCAAGAAGGTTCGCTCGGATCTGGAGGGTTTTCGCTTCAATACGGCTGTAGCGGCGATTATGGAATGGACGAACGAGCTGAGCGACCACATCGGTTCGGCGGGTCCTGTTGCAGTCGCGAGCGAGGCCATGGAGTCGCTGATTTTGGTTTTGGCGCCCCTTGCGCCTCACATCACGGACGAACTTTGGAGCCGGTATGGATTTGAGGGGTCGGTGCATACTCAGCCGTATCCTGAAGCGGATGAATCTCTGGCCGAGGCAGACGAGATAACCCTGATCATCCAGGTCAACGGCAAACTGCGAGATCGGATCAGCGTGCCTGCGGGCATTGACGAAGAGGAGATGCGCCAGTTAGCGCTGAACAGTCCCAAGGTCGGCGATGCGGCGCAGAACGCCAAGAAGGTGATCGTAGTGCCTGGTCGACTGGTGAATATCGTCGTTTAACTTAAACTTAACGGCTCATCGGGTACCTTTGGACCAATTGGCTAAAGGAGGCTGAGAATGTTCGGTATTCGTTCAGCAGTGATATCCATTGGTGCGGCGGCGTTGTGCCTGACCGCCGGAGCACAGTTGAAGTTCAGCGAGATTTTTATCAATCCGCCTGGCAACGACAATGGTTTTGAATACATCGAGTTGGTGAGCGACGTTCCCAATTTTCAGATGACTGGGTATTGGGTGGTGATTATCGAAGGAGACGGCACGGTTGCCGGAGTCGTCGATCAGGCGCTGAATTTGAGCGCATTCTCGACAGGATCAAACGGTATGTTCTTGTGGAGGGATGCGGAGACGGTCTTGTGCCCATCTCCGGAATCGGGCACGTCGCTCCATGTCGCGGACTTTGTCCCGGACATTGAGAACGGTACGAACACCTACCTGATCGCGCGCAATTTTACAGGTTCGGTAGGGATGGATCTGGACACCAACAACGATGGCGTGCTGGACTTGTTGCCTTGGGACGAGGTTATCGATGCCGTGGCATGGAACGAGAACGAAGCTGGCGAGAGGATGTATGCCGCACAGTTGGGCGGATTCGAGTTTCCAACCGGTTTTAACTGGACGCCCGATATCGCCTTGCGCGTGTGCGGAGAGTGGGTTCTGTCAGATACATTGGGCACGGGCCCGGGACCATGGCGGCTTGACGATGTTCGCCGGTTTCCTGCGGAAGCTCTTTGGTCTGGGTATAAGGTTACGCCAGGCTCTTACAACCCTACCATTCTAGGCGACGTGAACGGCGACGGCGTGGTGGACGACACGGACCTGGCCTTGGTGTTGGAGAGTTTTGGGAGCGACAACGCTTGCTTGACGGCGGACATCAACGGCGACGGCGTGGTGGACGACACCGATCTTGCAATCGTGCTCGAAGCGTTTGGGCTTTCCTGCGGCGAGTAGGGTTGGATGGAGGGCGGATCGAGCCGCCCTCCATCGGCAGGAACCCCAGTTTTTGTGCTGAACTTGACGCCCATGTCCGAACTTTACAATCCAGGCATGATGCCGTACATAACGGGTCTTTTGCCGGCGCGACACCCCATATTGATCGAGATGGAGGAGCGGGCTGAGAAGGACGGTTTTCCCATTGTTGGCGCTGCGAGCGGTCAGTTCTGCTACATGATCGCTAAGATGATCGGCGCGCGGAGCGTTTTCGAGTTAGGTTCGGGCTATGGGTATAGCACGGCATGGTTCGCTCGGGCGGTGAGGGAGAACGGCGGGGGCAAGGTGCATCACGTCGTCTGGCACGAGGACTTGAGCAAGGATGCACAATCGTATCTGGATCGATTGGGCTATGGCGATATGGTCGAGTATCACTTTGGCGAAGCGGTCGCCTATCTGAAGGATCAGACTGGCACGTTCGACTTGATCTTCAACGATATCGACAAGGAGGGCTATCCGGGTTCGATTCCGCTCATCAAGGAGCGTCTCAATCCGGGCGGCGTTTTGATCGTCGACAACATCTTGTGGAGCGGGCGGGTTTTCGATTCGGAGGATCAGTCGGACGCGACGGTTGCTATACGAAAGACGGCCCAGATCGTGTTCGACGATCCCGAGTTTGCCGCGAGCATTGTGCCCTTGCGAGACGGATTGTTGGTGGCGCGGTATCAGCCCAAGTGAAACGGATTCAAGCGGTTATCCGGCCGATTCGGTTTGAAGCGGTGAAGGTTGCGCTCGAGGAGATCGGCGTCCACGGTCTGTCGGTGATCGAGGCGCGGGGATTTGGCCGCCAGCAGGGGCACACGGAGAAGTATCGCGGCAGCGCGTATGCGGTGAATCTGTTGCCCAAGATCGTCTTAGAGATTGTTGCGCGCGACGACCAGGTCGATGAGACGCTGAAGGCGATCGTAGACGCGGCTCAGACCGGCGAGATCGGCGACGGCAAGATCTTTGTCAGCGATGTGGAGGAGGCTATCCGCATTCGCACCGGCGAGCGCGGCGAAGCGGCGCTTTAGGGCTGTGTCAACACCATGACGGGCACGCTGGGCAAACGAACAAAGAATCTATAGCGGTTTTCTGCGCGGTGCGTTTGGATAGAGAACTCGCAGGACGATTCTTCCGAAAGGCTAACCATTTTGATCTCGGTGGGTAAAGGCGAATCCGTTTCTAACCCATCTTCCATTGCGAAAAGCGCGTCCTCCTCTCCTTGTATCGCGGGCGCTGTTGCTTTTGACGGAATCGGGGCAATACTCTTTTTCGGCGCCTTTCGCTCTGGCTTGGTTGAAGTCAAAACGGTTTTACCGGGCTCGACAGGCTTTGGTACCGAAATATCTGCGTTCAGGCTGGTAGAGTTGGCGCTAAAGAGTTGGCTGGCGCGTTGCGCAACCGTGGTCGCGAGCGTATCGATCGCCTTCTGGCTTTGGTAGGCAAGATTCTTTGCGAAACCTCCGCTGACCAATGCCAGCAAAGCGCCGAGCATGATCACCATTATGGGCAGCCTTATTCGCTCGTTCATCTTGTCGTCTCCTGTTAGAAGGGTAAACGAACGAAGCGCTGTTTGGTTTCACCCAATTCTTTCCAGTTCCTCGCGAGGCCAGTTTGCGGCGTTGGCCCCGGCTTCGTAAGAGGACTGCAGAAAATCGAGAATCATCTGATCGGGGTCTTGGGACTTTCGCACGGCTTCGTAGGGCAACAGCGCCATTGGAGAGCCGCGGAGTTCGATCCATTGGGCTTCTTTCGGCGCAAGTTGGGAATTGGCGAAGGATTCGGGCAATGGGGCATGGTAGCAGTAGAAGGCCGGCGCTGGGTAATTGTCGTCGCCGAACCAGAATCCTGCGCTGTTGACCTCGTGCGAATAGGCTTCCTGTGTTACTTTGTCGGCATTGGGCATTGCGGGGGCTCTTTGGCCGGAAAAGCGCGCAACAGCCAGATCGAAGCTGTGCCAAAAGAACTGGACCGGGCTGGATTTGCCGATAAATCGGCCTCGGAATTGCTTGAAGACAGGCTCTATTTGCGTCAGCGTCATCCATGCACGGGTTACGGCATCGGCATCGAAGGTCGCGTGATCATGGTCGACCGGAAAGGGCGTTTTGCTCTTACAGTCGTAGGGCTTAGCGATTATGGAGACTTGAATACCCATTTCTGCGAGCGACCGAAAGAGATCTGCGTAGCAGTCTGCGATGGGGCGAGATGTTAAGGGAAGGAAAAGCGTTCGATCTGGGCTGCGCACGACGATTTGACGGTCGACGAGGTCTTGTTCGATCTCGAAGCTGCCCTCGCCATAGGGAATTGGCCCCGTCGTGATTCCCCTTGGCGAAATATAGAGGGTTGCATGCCACCAGTGGTTCATCTTTGGATGCAGTTTAAGTCGGATTTTGCCCATCATCTGGGAGACGAGTTGCCAGTAGAGTCGGCTGTCTTCCCATTCGCTCAATGGGAGATCGGGCAGGCGGCCAGCGTTCATGAGGTCAATATACCTTTCTTTCGAACAGCGAGCGAAGTTCTTGCTGGTCTTCCTTTCGAGTCGCCAAGAGGATAGCGTCTCCCGCCTGAAGGATAGTGGATCCGCGGGGAATGTAGGAATCATCGCCGCGAACAAGCAGGACGATGAGCGCCGAACGGGGAAGATTCAGTTCGACCACCTGTTTACCAACAGCAGGAGAGTTGGGCGCCAGGGTGATTTCAAGAAGGTTCTTTTCAACTTTTTTGAGGGGGATATTGGGTGGCGAATTGTCTATGACGTCCAAGGCTTTGGCGATTGGGCCGAGCAGGGTCCCTTGAATCGCAACGGAAGTCAAGACTACGAAGAAGACGAGGTGAAAGAGGGTCTGCGCTTCCGGCAATCCATAGGACATCGGAATGGTAGCGAGAATGATGGGTGTGGCGCCCCGGAGTCCTGTCCAGGAGACGAAGAGCTTATCGCGCTTTCGCAGGGACCTTTCGCCAAACAGGGAAACGAATACCGCAATAGGTCTAGCGACAAGGATCAGCACGCCTGACAAAATCACGCCAGCGGCCGCAACTTCTCCTAATTGTCTTGGGAAGACCTGAAGTCCAAAGATCAAGAACATCGTGATCTGCATGAACCAGGCGAGGCCTTCGTGAAACTGGACTAGACCGATTTTGTAAAGGAAATTGCGTCTTCCCATCGTGAGGCCGGTCAGGTAGACGGCCAGAAAACCGCTTCCGCCGATCGAGGCCGTTAGTCCGAACGATGTGATGACGAGAGCGGTAGTCGCCACGTAGTATAGACCGACGTACTCGAGCCTTAGGCGGTTGATCAACCAAACGGCGGCCAGACCGACCAACGGTCCAAGAATGGCTCCGATACTCATTTGCTGAACGAAGAGAGGCACTAGTGCGAGGATGTTCGTTTCTGGCTGAAGCATCATCTCGGTCAAGGCAATTGTCAGGAAGACTGCCATTGGATCGTTTAAGCCGGACTCAAGCTCTAGGAGAGGAGCCAGTCGTCCTTTGATACGAATGCTTCTTGCCCTTAAGACTCCAAAAACCGCCGCGGCGTCAGTCGATGCGACGATAGATCCGATGAGAAGTCCTTCGACGGGCGAGATGTTGAGCAGGTAGACGGCAGAGAAACCAACCAGCGCGGCGGTGATGACAACGCCTAAAGTGGCAAGCGATAAACCATGAGCTAGGATTGGCCTAACCGACTTCCAGTCTGTCTCAAGGCCGCCTGAGAACAGAATAATGCACAGGGCTATCGTGCCCACTGCACCAGCAAGCGGAGCGTTGTCGAAGTGGATGCCGCCTGGGCCGTCGCCACCGGCCAACATGCCCATGCCCAAGAATAGTAAGAGCGCGGGTACGCCCAATTTTGCGCTTGCCTTGCTTGCTAGCACGCCGCCAAGAATCAGGAGACCGGCTACGGCCAATCCCTGTTCTAGAGTGAATGGTAACGAAGGCATGGCTCGCTGGCGGTTCTTCAGGCCGTTCCCATAGAAAAGATTCGCTAGGCGGGCACGCGCTCCTTCTTGCAGCAACTTTCTATGGCTTCAGCCAGTATAATTGATTGTGCGCCTCGGGAGGGGCAAGGAGAACGAGC is part of the Armatimonadota bacterium genome and harbors:
- a CDS encoding leucine--tRNA ligase, producing MEPYEPGIIEPARQKLWQDAYRAEIEPGRPKRYVLEFFPYPSGHGLSVGHCRNYATTDALARFLRMCGYNVLHPMGWDAFGQPAEMEAIKKGSHPKKTVPTYVAEYKRQLDLIGMSYDWSREINSSAPEYYRWTQWIFLQLYRRGLAYRANAPVNWCPNCRIVLANEEVEGGLCWRCDTKVEKKPLTQWFFKITAYAERLLSGLDGIDWPEGIKTQQRNWIGRSEGVEFRLEIEGSDRALTVFTTRIDTAFGVTFAVLSPEHPLVSVLTTDEQRDSVEAYVETASRLEENVRMAANRERTGVFTGSYAINPFNGERIPIYVADYVLMGYGSGAIMAVPGHDERDFEFAKRHSLEIRQVIECTGWTAEEWRDEYTADGLMVNSGEFSGLSNREGMVRMAEQLESRGIGQRRVNYRLRDWLISRQRYWGAPIPIVHCDQCGVVPVPEDQLPVLLPDIEEYQPTNDGRSPLALIPEFVNVSCPECGGMAQRETDTMGGFACSSWYFLRFADPHNDHAAFSRDTVDYWLPVDYYVGGAEHAVMHLLYARFWTKFLYDEGLIGFDEPFVRLRNQGMLQALTPYRPPHGEETVKLGEPGILVRQDELGSYDKDDLIWVWEKMSKSKENVVTPDEVVEKYGADTLRLWEMFVAPFDQSVQWDENGVRGVNRYLHRLWRLAMEFLPNFDRDWRSRVGEEGKALRHKTHATIKKVRSDLEGFRFNTAVAAIMEWTNELSDHIGSAGPVAVASEAMESLILVLAPLAPHITDELWSRYGFEGSVHTQPYPEADESLAEADEITLIIQVNGKLRDRISVPAGIDEEEMRQLALNSPKVGDAAQNAKKVIVVPGRLVNIVV
- a CDS encoding O-methyltransferase, giving the protein MSELYNPGMMPYITGLLPARHPILIEMEERAEKDGFPIVGAASGQFCYMIAKMIGARSVFELGSGYGYSTAWFARAVRENGGGKVHHVVWHEDLSKDAQSYLDRLGYGDMVEYHFGEAVAYLKDQTGTFDLIFNDIDKEGYPGSIPLIKERLNPGGVLIVDNILWSGRVFDSEDQSDATVAIRKTAQIVFDDPEFAASIVPLRDGLLVARYQPK
- a CDS encoding P-II family nitrogen regulator; the encoded protein is MKRIQAVIRPIRFEAVKVALEEIGVHGLSVIEARGFGRQQGHTEKYRGSAYAVNLLPKIVLEIVARDDQVDETLKAIVDAAQTGEIGDGKIFVSDVEEAIRIRTGERGEAAL
- a CDS encoding potassium/proton antiporter; the protein is MPSLPFTLEQGLAVAGLLILGGVLASKASAKLGVPALLLFLGMGMLAGGDGPGGIHFDNAPLAGAVGTIALCIILFSGGLETDWKSVRPILAHGLSLATLGVVITAALVGFSAVYLLNISPVEGLLIGSIVASTDAAAVFGVLRARSIRIKGRLAPLLELESGLNDPMAVFLTIALTEMMLQPETNILALVPLFVQQMSIGAILGPLVGLAAVWLINRLRLEYVGLYYVATTALVITSFGLTASIGGSGFLAVYLTGLTMGRRNFLYKIGLVQFHEGLAWFMQITMFLIFGLQVFPRQLGEVAAAGVILSGVLILVARPIAVFVSLFGERSLRKRDKLFVSWTGLRGATPIILATIPMSYGLPEAQTLFHLVFFVVLTSVAIQGTLLGPIAKALDVIDNSPPNIPLKKVEKNLLEITLAPNSPAVGKQVVELNLPRSALIVLLVRGDDSYIPRGSTILQAGDAILLATRKEDQQELRSLFERKVY